The following proteins come from a genomic window of Chroogloeocystis siderophila 5.2 s.c.1:
- a CDS encoding rhodanese-like domain-containing protein yields MKIFNFIPIPDPIKNTSSVASLKERLDWGEPALTIVDVRDSSAFNAIHIMGAVSIPMNELVARAIANLELIRDIYVYGETNEQTAAAAFNLRAAGYKNVAELLDGLAAWKAIGYPTEGFSAIT; encoded by the coding sequence ATGAAAATCTTTAACTTTATTCCCATTCCTGACCCTATCAAGAATACTTCCAGCGTTGCCAGCCTTAAAGAGCGACTTGACTGGGGCGAACCAGCCCTGACTATCGTTGATGTTAGAGATAGTAGTGCTTTCAATGCTATACACATCATGGGAGCCGTTTCAATTCCGATGAATGAACTAGTTGCCCGTGCGATCGCTAACCTTGAACTCATCCGTGACATTTATGTTTACGGTGAGACGAATGAGCAAACAGCCGCCGCCGCATTCAATCTGCGTGCAGCAGGTTATAAAAACGTTGCTGAACTGTTGGATGGTTTAGCCGCCTGGAAAGCGATTGGCTATCCAACAGAAGGGTTTTCCGCCATCACTTGA
- a CDS encoding chlorophyll a/b-binding protein, whose translation MSANTNITALNKNRNAWRWGFTPQTELWNGRLAMIGFVSAVLIEVFSGQGLLHYWGLL comes from the coding sequence ATGTCAGCTAACACAAATATTACCGCCTTGAACAAGAATCGTAATGCTTGGCGCTGGGGATTTACACCTCAAACTGAACTTTGGAACGGTCGTTTGGCAATGATTGGCTTTGTATCTGCCGTCCTAATTGAGGTATTTTCTGGTCAAGGTTTGCTTCACTACTGGGGTCTTTTATAA